The following are encoded together in the Cheilinus undulatus linkage group 3, ASM1832078v1, whole genome shotgun sequence genome:
- the LOC121528970 gene encoding zinc finger E-box-binding homeobox 2-like isoform X3, whose amino-acid sequence MWSLEPQDCQESLDKTSLTPSEGTEEPGSPARSTRPHSLSPGSRNYWGQVEQEAAEDHNATSNTDREGDQDPLRMYCKNSDSQNALEDLAHYKFLAQLRKASTSASVLDHLNHNGTAGVYHPSSRHDELPPAIWSPGAQHHSPEGTDGGRTQQACPFCHRMFQRGASLRDHIKYCQDREGVHMACPLCGYTATHRAQMERHLALHNQVQDKSAMCLDQAMETRKFKCLQCGKAFKYKHHLKEHLRIHSGEKPYECSNCKKRFSHSGSYSSHLSSKKCLNGGGNTGGTSGAFNGHSQSSFHHSFPTSPPAGGGRNSNDKGSPMASQTQDNNRTLGRVLKDPHQLSLQDPIHNHTGFPGAADLARLWEPSAELSLRASILKGTTLLPYLHSGTKFEQMLQEMLHREVRKEEEVEKGIEERRVIYNGAGLDSKVSPERRRESGEGERGVLGVTCRWCSQLFPNVAVLLQHERYLCKMNREGLEVPEGLHSKDLSSPPLFYPRPPLQSENSKQSETTNGLSGNKSPLQKPSWHSVPQQLLVAMHSPPQPLHDARTLWSSQEKGSPSQPINRSPELSSPRARRRIPSSGFGSPVCLDLTSCPPELSSPQHLLSAQNEPLDLSLPKQLSDQDGVNKTVNGNWSRGEKRELSSQQLRRLSPTSHLPLHHHHAVFSGSGPPVFPSALYNGFPIFQQSGLGLSGHDGITAVPFSQPANGPGFLSPMAYMMEAEAEAALKKIHQERQVLMGEALSRGALDYLALMDDSLDGEGGPGRKRLKKTDEGLYACDICDKTFQKSSSLLRHKYEHTGKRPHECKICNKAFKHKHHLIEHSRLHSGEKPYQCDKCGKRFSHSGSYSQHMNHRYAYCSKDQDPDQDQEEMPLTPGAGNGLGGRLSDEPLLSMEDTQTPHSFLSDSSLDGVVEEIKEEEEDKETGVGDGRVEGESLKSSGAAEELERSPIRESPVRVNGAQKEEIIYDVGNNTENTERKLWDRDSGDQNGNLEKCELSLDLTDLPRIKT is encoded by the exons ATGTGGAGCCTGGAGCCCCAGGACTGTCAGGAGAGCCTGGACAAGACGAGCCTGACGCCCAGCGAGGGGACGGAGGAGCCTGGCAGCCCTGCTCGCTCCACGCGGCCCCACAGCCTCAGCCCCGGCAGTCGGAACTACTGGGGACAGGTGGAGCAGGAAGCTGCTGAAGACCACAACGCCACATCCAACACTGACAGGGAGGGGGATCAGGACCCGCTGAGGATGTACT GTAAGAACTCAgattcccagaatgccttggaGGACCTGGCCCATTATAAGTTTCTGGCCCAGTTGAGGAAGGCATCTACCTCAGCCAGTGTCTTGGATCACCTGAACCACAATGGCACGGCAGGTGTGTACCACCCAAGCAGCAGGCACGATGAGTTACCACCCGCCATCTGGTCACCAGGAGCTCAGCACCACTCACCTGAGGGTACAG ATGGAGGAAGGACCCAGCAGGCCTGTCCGTTCTGCCACAGGATGTTTCAGAGAGGAGCGTCTCTGAGGGATCACATCAAGTACTGTCAGGACAGGGAGGGTGTCCACATGGCCTGTCCGCTCTGTGGTTACACTGCCACCCATAGGGCACAGATGGAGCGGCATCTGGCTCTTCACAACCAAGTGCAGGACAag AGTGCAATGTGTTTGGATCAAGCCATGGAGACCAGGAAGTTTAAATGTCTGCAATGTGGGAAAGCTTTCAAGTACAAACACCACCTCAAGGAACATCTCCGCATCCACAGTG GGGAGAAGCCATACGAGTGCTCCAACTGCAAGAAAAGATTCTCCCATTCTGGGTCCTACAGCTCCCACTTAAGCAGCAAGAAGTGCCTGAACGGAGGCGGAAACACAGGAGGAACCAGTGGAGCATTTAACGGACACAGTCAAAGCTCCTTCCACCACTCATTTCCTACATCTCCCCCTGCAGGCGGGGGGAGAAACAGTAATGACAAGGGCTCTCCGATGGCATCACAAACCCAGGATAACAACAGAACTCTGGGTCGAGTACTAAAAGATCCTCACCAGCTCTCTCTGCAGGACCCCATCCACAACCACACAGGTTTTCCTGGAGCTGCAGACCTGGCTAGGCTTTGGGAGCCATCTGCAGAGCTTTCACTGAGGGCCAGCATACTAAAAGGGACCACCCTGCTGCCTTATTTGCACTCTGGGACCAAGTTTGAGCAGATGCTGCAGGAGATGCTGCACAGGGAGGtgaggaaagaggaggaggtggagaaagGAATTGAGGAAAGGAGGGTTATTTACAATGGAGCAGGTCTAGACAGTAAGGTGTCACCTGAGAGGAGAAGGGAGTCAGGCGAAGGAGAGAGAGGTGTATTAGGCGTGACATGTCGCTGGTGCTCTCAGCTTTTTCCCAATGTAGCGGTGCTCCTTCAGCATGAACGCTACCTTTGTAAGATGAACCGAGAGGGACTGGAGGTACCTGAGGGCCTTCATAGCAAAGACCTCTCCTCTCCACCTTTATTCTACCCTAGACCACCTCTCCAATCAGAGAACAGCAAACAAAGTGAAACAACAAATGGCCTCTCTGGAAACAAATCACCTTTACAGAAACCCAGCTGGCACTCCGTCCCACAGCAGCTCCTTGTCGCTATGCACTCCCCCCCACAGCCTCTCCATGATGCCCGAACACTCTGGTCCAGCCAGGAAAAAGGAAGCCCGAGCCAGCCAATCAACCGCTCCCCAGAGCTGTCATCACCTCGAGCCAGGAGGAGAATTCCCTCATCAGGATTCGGTTCTCCAGTCTGCCTTGACCTCACCAGCTGCCCTCCTGAGCTGTCATCGCCTCAGCACCTTCTGTCTGCACAGAACGAACCTCTGGACCTCTCCCTGCCCAAACAGCTCTCAGACCAGGATGGGGTCAACAAAACTGTGAACGGAAACTGGTCTcgaggagagaaaagagagctCAGCAGCCAGCAGCTCAGAAGACTGAGTCCAACTTCACATCTtcccctccaccaccaccatgcAGTCTTTAGCGGGAGTGGACCTCCTGTGTTTCCGAGTGCCTTATACAATGGATTTCCCATATTCCAGCAGTCTGGGTTAGGGCTTTCAGGGCATGATGGCATTACTGCAGTTCCATTCAGTCAGCCAGCTAACGGCCCCGGGTTTCTCTCTCCAATGGCTTACATGATGGAGGCAGAAGCAGAGGCAGCTCTGAAAAAGATCCACCAGGAGAGACAAGTTCTAATG GGTGAGGCTTTAAGCAGAGGAGCTCTGGACTACCTCGCTCTCATGGATGACAGTCTGGATGGAGAAGGAGGACCAGGGAGGAAGAGACTGAAGAAGACAGATGAAGGGCTTTATGCCTGTGATATCTGTGACAAAACCTTTCAGAAGAGCAGCTCTCTGCTGCGACACAAATATGAGCACACAG GTAAACGCCCTCATGAGTGTAAAATCTGCAACAAGGCCTTCAAACACAAGCACCATCTGATCGAGCACAGCCGTTTGCACTCTGGAGAGAAACCCTACCAATGTGACAAATGTGGAAAACGCTTCTCTCACTCTGGCTCATACTCACAGCACATGAACCACCGCTACGCCTACTGCAGCAAAGACCAAGACccagaccaggaccaggagGAGATGCCCCTCACCCCAGGGGCTGGAAACGGTCTGGGGGGCCGCCTCTCTGATGAGCCCCTTCTGTCCATGGAGGACACCCAAACCCCACATTCTTTTCTAAGCGATTCTAGTCTGGATGGAGTGGTAGAGGAAatcaaagaggaggaggaagataaGGAGACGGGAGTCGGCGATGGTCGTGTGGAAGGGGAAAGTTTGAAATCATCAGGTGCAGCAGAGGAGCTTGAAAGAAGCCCCATTCGAGAGTCACCCGTGAGAGTGAATGGAGCACAAAAGGAGGAAATTATTTACGATGTGGGAAACAATACtgagaacacagagagaaaattgTGGGACAGAGACTCCGGGGACCAGAATGGAAACTTAGAAAAATGTGAACTGAGCCTGGATCTAACAGATTTACCCAGAATAAAAACTTAA
- the LOC121528970 gene encoding zinc finger E-box-binding homeobox 2-like isoform X2 — translation MTEESRGKRRKQANPRRNRVDAEQVSSLGSEGEDEVGMWSLEPQDCQESLDKTSLTPSEGTEEPGSPARSTRPHSLSPGSRNYWGQVEQEAAEDHNATSNTDREGDQDPLRMYCKNSDSQNALEDLAHYKFLAQLRKASTSASVLDHLNHNGTAGVYHPSSRHDELPPAIWSPGAQHHSPEGTDGGRTQQACPFCHRMFQRGASLRDHIKYCQDREGVHMACPLCGYTATHRAQMERHLALHNQVQDKSAMCLDQAMETRKFKCLQCGKAFKYKHHLKEHLRIHSGEKPYECSNCKKRFSHSGSYSSHLSSKKCLNGGGNTGGTSGAFNGHSQSSFHHSFPTSPPAGGGRNSNDKGSPMASQTQDNNRTLGRVLKDPHQLSLQDPIHNHTGFPGAADLARLWEPSAELSLRASILKGTTLLPYLHSGTKFEQMLQEMLHREVRKEEEVEKGIEERRVIYNGAGLDSKVSPERRRESGEGERGVLGVTCRWCSQLFPNVAVLLQHERYLCKMNREGLEVPEGLHSKDLSSPPLFYPRPPLQSENSKQSETTNGLSGNKSPLQKPSWHSVPQQLLVAMHSPPQPLHDARTLWSSQEKGSPSQPINRSPELSSPRARRRIPSSGFGSPVCLDLTSCPPELSSPQHLLSAQNEPLDLSLPKQLSDQDGVNKTVNGNWSRGEKRELSSQQLRRLSPTSHLPLHHHHAVFSGSGPPVFPSALYNGFPIFQQSGLGLSGHDGITAVPFSQPANGPGFLSPMAYMMEAEAEAALKKIHQERQVLMGEALSRGALDYLALMDDSLDGEGGPGRKRLKKTDEGLYACDICDKTFQKSSSLLRHKYEHTGKRPHECKICNKAFKHKHHLIEHSRLHSGEKPYQCDKCGKRFSHSGSYSQHMNHRYAYCSKDQDPDQDQEEMPLTPGAGNGLGGRLSDEPLLSMEDTQTPHSFLSDSSLDGVVEEIKEEEEDKETGVGDGRVEGESLKSSGAAEELERSPIRESPVRVNGAQKEEIIYDVGNNTENTERKLWDRDSGDQNGNLEKCELSLDLTDLPRIKT, via the exons TAGATGCTGAGCAGGTGAGTTCGCTAGGATCGGAAGGGGAGGATGAGGTCGGTATGTGGAGCCTGGAGCCCCAGGACTGTCAGGAGAGCCTGGACAAGACGAGCCTGACGCCCAGCGAGGGGACGGAGGAGCCTGGCAGCCCTGCTCGCTCCACGCGGCCCCACAGCCTCAGCCCCGGCAGTCGGAACTACTGGGGACAGGTGGAGCAGGAAGCTGCTGAAGACCACAACGCCACATCCAACACTGACAGGGAGGGGGATCAGGACCCGCTGAGGATGTACT GTAAGAACTCAgattcccagaatgccttggaGGACCTGGCCCATTATAAGTTTCTGGCCCAGTTGAGGAAGGCATCTACCTCAGCCAGTGTCTTGGATCACCTGAACCACAATGGCACGGCAGGTGTGTACCACCCAAGCAGCAGGCACGATGAGTTACCACCCGCCATCTGGTCACCAGGAGCTCAGCACCACTCACCTGAGGGTACAG ATGGAGGAAGGACCCAGCAGGCCTGTCCGTTCTGCCACAGGATGTTTCAGAGAGGAGCGTCTCTGAGGGATCACATCAAGTACTGTCAGGACAGGGAGGGTGTCCACATGGCCTGTCCGCTCTGTGGTTACACTGCCACCCATAGGGCACAGATGGAGCGGCATCTGGCTCTTCACAACCAAGTGCAGGACAag AGTGCAATGTGTTTGGATCAAGCCATGGAGACCAGGAAGTTTAAATGTCTGCAATGTGGGAAAGCTTTCAAGTACAAACACCACCTCAAGGAACATCTCCGCATCCACAGTG GGGAGAAGCCATACGAGTGCTCCAACTGCAAGAAAAGATTCTCCCATTCTGGGTCCTACAGCTCCCACTTAAGCAGCAAGAAGTGCCTGAACGGAGGCGGAAACACAGGAGGAACCAGTGGAGCATTTAACGGACACAGTCAAAGCTCCTTCCACCACTCATTTCCTACATCTCCCCCTGCAGGCGGGGGGAGAAACAGTAATGACAAGGGCTCTCCGATGGCATCACAAACCCAGGATAACAACAGAACTCTGGGTCGAGTACTAAAAGATCCTCACCAGCTCTCTCTGCAGGACCCCATCCACAACCACACAGGTTTTCCTGGAGCTGCAGACCTGGCTAGGCTTTGGGAGCCATCTGCAGAGCTTTCACTGAGGGCCAGCATACTAAAAGGGACCACCCTGCTGCCTTATTTGCACTCTGGGACCAAGTTTGAGCAGATGCTGCAGGAGATGCTGCACAGGGAGGtgaggaaagaggaggaggtggagaaagGAATTGAGGAAAGGAGGGTTATTTACAATGGAGCAGGTCTAGACAGTAAGGTGTCACCTGAGAGGAGAAGGGAGTCAGGCGAAGGAGAGAGAGGTGTATTAGGCGTGACATGTCGCTGGTGCTCTCAGCTTTTTCCCAATGTAGCGGTGCTCCTTCAGCATGAACGCTACCTTTGTAAGATGAACCGAGAGGGACTGGAGGTACCTGAGGGCCTTCATAGCAAAGACCTCTCCTCTCCACCTTTATTCTACCCTAGACCACCTCTCCAATCAGAGAACAGCAAACAAAGTGAAACAACAAATGGCCTCTCTGGAAACAAATCACCTTTACAGAAACCCAGCTGGCACTCCGTCCCACAGCAGCTCCTTGTCGCTATGCACTCCCCCCCACAGCCTCTCCATGATGCCCGAACACTCTGGTCCAGCCAGGAAAAAGGAAGCCCGAGCCAGCCAATCAACCGCTCCCCAGAGCTGTCATCACCTCGAGCCAGGAGGAGAATTCCCTCATCAGGATTCGGTTCTCCAGTCTGCCTTGACCTCACCAGCTGCCCTCCTGAGCTGTCATCGCCTCAGCACCTTCTGTCTGCACAGAACGAACCTCTGGACCTCTCCCTGCCCAAACAGCTCTCAGACCAGGATGGGGTCAACAAAACTGTGAACGGAAACTGGTCTcgaggagagaaaagagagctCAGCAGCCAGCAGCTCAGAAGACTGAGTCCAACTTCACATCTtcccctccaccaccaccatgcAGTCTTTAGCGGGAGTGGACCTCCTGTGTTTCCGAGTGCCTTATACAATGGATTTCCCATATTCCAGCAGTCTGGGTTAGGGCTTTCAGGGCATGATGGCATTACTGCAGTTCCATTCAGTCAGCCAGCTAACGGCCCCGGGTTTCTCTCTCCAATGGCTTACATGATGGAGGCAGAAGCAGAGGCAGCTCTGAAAAAGATCCACCAGGAGAGACAAGTTCTAATG GGTGAGGCTTTAAGCAGAGGAGCTCTGGACTACCTCGCTCTCATGGATGACAGTCTGGATGGAGAAGGAGGACCAGGGAGGAAGAGACTGAAGAAGACAGATGAAGGGCTTTATGCCTGTGATATCTGTGACAAAACCTTTCAGAAGAGCAGCTCTCTGCTGCGACACAAATATGAGCACACAG GTAAACGCCCTCATGAGTGTAAAATCTGCAACAAGGCCTTCAAACACAAGCACCATCTGATCGAGCACAGCCGTTTGCACTCTGGAGAGAAACCCTACCAATGTGACAAATGTGGAAAACGCTTCTCTCACTCTGGCTCATACTCACAGCACATGAACCACCGCTACGCCTACTGCAGCAAAGACCAAGACccagaccaggaccaggagGAGATGCCCCTCACCCCAGGGGCTGGAAACGGTCTGGGGGGCCGCCTCTCTGATGAGCCCCTTCTGTCCATGGAGGACACCCAAACCCCACATTCTTTTCTAAGCGATTCTAGTCTGGATGGAGTGGTAGAGGAAatcaaagaggaggaggaagataaGGAGACGGGAGTCGGCGATGGTCGTGTGGAAGGGGAAAGTTTGAAATCATCAGGTGCAGCAGAGGAGCTTGAAAGAAGCCCCATTCGAGAGTCACCCGTGAGAGTGAATGGAGCACAAAAGGAGGAAATTATTTACGATGTGGGAAACAATACtgagaacacagagagaaaattgTGGGACAGAGACTCCGGGGACCAGAATGGAAACTTAGAAAAATGTGAACTGAGCCTGGATCTAACAGATTTACCCAGAATAAAAACTTAA
- the LOC121528970 gene encoding zinc finger E-box-binding homeobox 2-like isoform X1: MAAIYHVKNSLGFVSSGNKEESPEDRVIDIVKHDAAQFSKHFLVDAEQVSSLGSEGEDEVGMWSLEPQDCQESLDKTSLTPSEGTEEPGSPARSTRPHSLSPGSRNYWGQVEQEAAEDHNATSNTDREGDQDPLRMYCKNSDSQNALEDLAHYKFLAQLRKASTSASVLDHLNHNGTAGVYHPSSRHDELPPAIWSPGAQHHSPEGTDGGRTQQACPFCHRMFQRGASLRDHIKYCQDREGVHMACPLCGYTATHRAQMERHLALHNQVQDKSAMCLDQAMETRKFKCLQCGKAFKYKHHLKEHLRIHSGEKPYECSNCKKRFSHSGSYSSHLSSKKCLNGGGNTGGTSGAFNGHSQSSFHHSFPTSPPAGGGRNSNDKGSPMASQTQDNNRTLGRVLKDPHQLSLQDPIHNHTGFPGAADLARLWEPSAELSLRASILKGTTLLPYLHSGTKFEQMLQEMLHREVRKEEEVEKGIEERRVIYNGAGLDSKVSPERRRESGEGERGVLGVTCRWCSQLFPNVAVLLQHERYLCKMNREGLEVPEGLHSKDLSSPPLFYPRPPLQSENSKQSETTNGLSGNKSPLQKPSWHSVPQQLLVAMHSPPQPLHDARTLWSSQEKGSPSQPINRSPELSSPRARRRIPSSGFGSPVCLDLTSCPPELSSPQHLLSAQNEPLDLSLPKQLSDQDGVNKTVNGNWSRGEKRELSSQQLRRLSPTSHLPLHHHHAVFSGSGPPVFPSALYNGFPIFQQSGLGLSGHDGITAVPFSQPANGPGFLSPMAYMMEAEAEAALKKIHQERQVLMGEALSRGALDYLALMDDSLDGEGGPGRKRLKKTDEGLYACDICDKTFQKSSSLLRHKYEHTGKRPHECKICNKAFKHKHHLIEHSRLHSGEKPYQCDKCGKRFSHSGSYSQHMNHRYAYCSKDQDPDQDQEEMPLTPGAGNGLGGRLSDEPLLSMEDTQTPHSFLSDSSLDGVVEEIKEEEEDKETGVGDGRVEGESLKSSGAAEELERSPIRESPVRVNGAQKEEIIYDVGNNTENTERKLWDRDSGDQNGNLEKCELSLDLTDLPRIKT; encoded by the exons ATGGCCGCCATTTATCATGTGAAGAACAGCCTGGGCTTTGTTTCTTCTGGGAATAAG GAAGAGTCCCCAGAAGACCGAGTGATCGACATTGTCAAGCATGATGCAGCACAGTTCAGCAAGCACTTTCTGG TAGATGCTGAGCAGGTGAGTTCGCTAGGATCGGAAGGGGAGGATGAGGTCGGTATGTGGAGCCTGGAGCCCCAGGACTGTCAGGAGAGCCTGGACAAGACGAGCCTGACGCCCAGCGAGGGGACGGAGGAGCCTGGCAGCCCTGCTCGCTCCACGCGGCCCCACAGCCTCAGCCCCGGCAGTCGGAACTACTGGGGACAGGTGGAGCAGGAAGCTGCTGAAGACCACAACGCCACATCCAACACTGACAGGGAGGGGGATCAGGACCCGCTGAGGATGTACT GTAAGAACTCAgattcccagaatgccttggaGGACCTGGCCCATTATAAGTTTCTGGCCCAGTTGAGGAAGGCATCTACCTCAGCCAGTGTCTTGGATCACCTGAACCACAATGGCACGGCAGGTGTGTACCACCCAAGCAGCAGGCACGATGAGTTACCACCCGCCATCTGGTCACCAGGAGCTCAGCACCACTCACCTGAGGGTACAG ATGGAGGAAGGACCCAGCAGGCCTGTCCGTTCTGCCACAGGATGTTTCAGAGAGGAGCGTCTCTGAGGGATCACATCAAGTACTGTCAGGACAGGGAGGGTGTCCACATGGCCTGTCCGCTCTGTGGTTACACTGCCACCCATAGGGCACAGATGGAGCGGCATCTGGCTCTTCACAACCAAGTGCAGGACAag AGTGCAATGTGTTTGGATCAAGCCATGGAGACCAGGAAGTTTAAATGTCTGCAATGTGGGAAAGCTTTCAAGTACAAACACCACCTCAAGGAACATCTCCGCATCCACAGTG GGGAGAAGCCATACGAGTGCTCCAACTGCAAGAAAAGATTCTCCCATTCTGGGTCCTACAGCTCCCACTTAAGCAGCAAGAAGTGCCTGAACGGAGGCGGAAACACAGGAGGAACCAGTGGAGCATTTAACGGACACAGTCAAAGCTCCTTCCACCACTCATTTCCTACATCTCCCCCTGCAGGCGGGGGGAGAAACAGTAATGACAAGGGCTCTCCGATGGCATCACAAACCCAGGATAACAACAGAACTCTGGGTCGAGTACTAAAAGATCCTCACCAGCTCTCTCTGCAGGACCCCATCCACAACCACACAGGTTTTCCTGGAGCTGCAGACCTGGCTAGGCTTTGGGAGCCATCTGCAGAGCTTTCACTGAGGGCCAGCATACTAAAAGGGACCACCCTGCTGCCTTATTTGCACTCTGGGACCAAGTTTGAGCAGATGCTGCAGGAGATGCTGCACAGGGAGGtgaggaaagaggaggaggtggagaaagGAATTGAGGAAAGGAGGGTTATTTACAATGGAGCAGGTCTAGACAGTAAGGTGTCACCTGAGAGGAGAAGGGAGTCAGGCGAAGGAGAGAGAGGTGTATTAGGCGTGACATGTCGCTGGTGCTCTCAGCTTTTTCCCAATGTAGCGGTGCTCCTTCAGCATGAACGCTACCTTTGTAAGATGAACCGAGAGGGACTGGAGGTACCTGAGGGCCTTCATAGCAAAGACCTCTCCTCTCCACCTTTATTCTACCCTAGACCACCTCTCCAATCAGAGAACAGCAAACAAAGTGAAACAACAAATGGCCTCTCTGGAAACAAATCACCTTTACAGAAACCCAGCTGGCACTCCGTCCCACAGCAGCTCCTTGTCGCTATGCACTCCCCCCCACAGCCTCTCCATGATGCCCGAACACTCTGGTCCAGCCAGGAAAAAGGAAGCCCGAGCCAGCCAATCAACCGCTCCCCAGAGCTGTCATCACCTCGAGCCAGGAGGAGAATTCCCTCATCAGGATTCGGTTCTCCAGTCTGCCTTGACCTCACCAGCTGCCCTCCTGAGCTGTCATCGCCTCAGCACCTTCTGTCTGCACAGAACGAACCTCTGGACCTCTCCCTGCCCAAACAGCTCTCAGACCAGGATGGGGTCAACAAAACTGTGAACGGAAACTGGTCTcgaggagagaaaagagagctCAGCAGCCAGCAGCTCAGAAGACTGAGTCCAACTTCACATCTtcccctccaccaccaccatgcAGTCTTTAGCGGGAGTGGACCTCCTGTGTTTCCGAGTGCCTTATACAATGGATTTCCCATATTCCAGCAGTCTGGGTTAGGGCTTTCAGGGCATGATGGCATTACTGCAGTTCCATTCAGTCAGCCAGCTAACGGCCCCGGGTTTCTCTCTCCAATGGCTTACATGATGGAGGCAGAAGCAGAGGCAGCTCTGAAAAAGATCCACCAGGAGAGACAAGTTCTAATG GGTGAGGCTTTAAGCAGAGGAGCTCTGGACTACCTCGCTCTCATGGATGACAGTCTGGATGGAGAAGGAGGACCAGGGAGGAAGAGACTGAAGAAGACAGATGAAGGGCTTTATGCCTGTGATATCTGTGACAAAACCTTTCAGAAGAGCAGCTCTCTGCTGCGACACAAATATGAGCACACAG GTAAACGCCCTCATGAGTGTAAAATCTGCAACAAGGCCTTCAAACACAAGCACCATCTGATCGAGCACAGCCGTTTGCACTCTGGAGAGAAACCCTACCAATGTGACAAATGTGGAAAACGCTTCTCTCACTCTGGCTCATACTCACAGCACATGAACCACCGCTACGCCTACTGCAGCAAAGACCAAGACccagaccaggaccaggagGAGATGCCCCTCACCCCAGGGGCTGGAAACGGTCTGGGGGGCCGCCTCTCTGATGAGCCCCTTCTGTCCATGGAGGACACCCAAACCCCACATTCTTTTCTAAGCGATTCTAGTCTGGATGGAGTGGTAGAGGAAatcaaagaggaggaggaagataaGGAGACGGGAGTCGGCGATGGTCGTGTGGAAGGGGAAAGTTTGAAATCATCAGGTGCAGCAGAGGAGCTTGAAAGAAGCCCCATTCGAGAGTCACCCGTGAGAGTGAATGGAGCACAAAAGGAGGAAATTATTTACGATGTGGGAAACAATACtgagaacacagagagaaaattgTGGGACAGAGACTCCGGGGACCAGAATGGAAACTTAGAAAAATGTGAACTGAGCCTGGATCTAACAGATTTACCCAGAATAAAAACTTAA